In Selenomonadales bacterium, the sequence CTGTCGTCACCATACCGCTCGTCTGCTTCTTCCTCCGCTCATAGCAAGCGAAAGACCGCACCCAACATCGGGTACGGTCTTTTTTGATGTCTATCTCTCGACATAAACAAAATAAGCACCAGGAATCCCTGATGCTTATTGATTGCTTCTATTAGTTGACAGCGTCTTTCAAGCCTTTGCCTGCTTTGAAAACAGGGTTTTTGCTTGCAGCGATCGTGATCTCTTCGCCCGTCTGCGGGTTGCGGCCTTTTCTTGCTTCTCTTGCTTTTACTTCGAACGTACCGAAGCCGATGATCTGTACTTTGTCTTCGAGAACGAGAGCTTCTTCAATGCTCGTGAACAATGCGTTTACTGCTTTTTCTGCATCT encodes:
- a CDS encoding HU family DNA-binding protein, yielding MNKTELIASVAEKAELTKKDAEKAVNALFTSIEEALVLEDKVQIIGFGTFEVKAREARKGRNPQTGEEITIAASKNPVFKAGKGLKDAVN